Proteins co-encoded in one Acidobacteriota bacterium genomic window:
- a CDS encoding DUF418 domain-containing protein, with protein sequence MAEDKLAPISITERIEIVDVLRGLAIGGIFVGNMQWFSGYGFMPDAIAAQSPFADQAARFLVHVFIEGKFYSIFSFLFGFGFALQISRAADRGDTQATVFKRRLFWLLIIGVIHAFLLWSGDILSVYALMGFVLLLFRKKATESLPKWIFGLIIAPIAVYVIFLVLFLVFAPPDVAASVADAKNGMWQNAVSVVPNGTYLRIMVDYNLNILAGRWAGLIFEMRLPKILAMFLLGFYAYRRGIFQSLGENKALISRVLVYGLPVGIVLNLIFAYYAGRESVLPPEPIGLLGVVTYGFGVPALALGIIALTVTAWQCNWGQKILSIFVPVGRMAMTNYLLQTVVAITIFYGFGFGLYGTTGAAKATAIALTVFVFQIILCTVWLKFFQYGPMEWIWRQLTYRKRLPLLRSS encoded by the coding sequence ATGGCCGAAGATAAACTCGCCCCAATTTCTATAACCGAACGGATCGAGATCGTGGACGTCCTGCGCGGGCTCGCGATCGGGGGGATCTTTGTCGGGAATATGCAGTGGTTTTCGGGTTACGGCTTCATGCCCGATGCGATAGCCGCTCAGTCACCGTTTGCGGATCAGGCTGCCCGATTTCTGGTGCATGTTTTTATCGAGGGTAAATTTTATTCGATATTCTCGTTCCTGTTTGGATTCGGCTTCGCTCTTCAGATCTCAAGGGCTGCGGATCGCGGTGACACGCAAGCGACCGTCTTCAAACGGCGGCTCTTTTGGCTGCTGATCATCGGTGTCATCCATGCGTTTCTATTGTGGTCGGGCGATATTCTGAGCGTTTATGCGTTGATGGGATTTGTCCTGTTGCTCTTCAGAAAAAAAGCTACCGAGTCGCTGCCGAAATGGATATTTGGCCTGATCATTGCTCCGATCGCGGTTTACGTGATCTTCCTCGTGCTCTTCCTCGTCTTCGCCCCGCCCGACGTTGCCGCCTCGGTCGCAGACGCTAAAAACGGCATGTGGCAAAATGCGGTGAGCGTCGTACCGAATGGAACTTATCTCCGGATAATGGTCGATTACAACCTCAATATTCTGGCTGGGCGCTGGGCCGGGTTAATATTTGAAATGCGTCTGCCGAAGATCCTTGCGATGTTTCTGCTCGGCTTTTATGCCTATCGACGCGGTATTTTTCAGTCCCTCGGAGAAAATAAAGCCTTGATCAGTCGCGTACTTGTTTACGGACTCCCTGTGGGTATCGTTCTCAATCTTATTTTTGCTTATTATGCCGGCCGCGAATCTGTTCTGCCGCCGGAACCGATCGGATTGCTGGGCGTTGTCACATACGGCTTTGGCGTTCCGGCTTTGGCACTCGGAATAATCGCGCTGACTGTAACAGCATGGCAATGCAATTGGGGGCAGAAGATCCTATCGATCTTCGTTCCGGTTGGACGTATGGCCATGACCAATTATCTGCTTCAAACCGTCGTTGCGATCACTATATTCTACGGTTTCGGATTTGGCTTGTATGGAACAACGGGAGCCGCCAAGGCGACGGCGATCGCTCTGACGGTCTTTGTTTTTCAGATAATTCTGTGTACGGTGTGGCTTAAATTTTTCCAGTACGGACCGATGGAATGGATCTGGCGGCAGTTGACTTATCGCAAACGTCTGCCGCTATTGAGATCAAGCTAA
- a CDS encoding glycosyltransferase encodes MLVSYPKETNKPKETGVLRGRDILCFSHDWTGDPLSKTHLMRVLSKDNRILWINAIANRMPTTSSKDLSRIYKKLKAFTEPIREVEPNIFLLNPLAIPAYGNKTVVNLNQRSLIRQVKKAMRKLGFSNVINMVFNPAAGMIAGKVGEESLIYYCVDEYTAFTGSSALKEIEEELFRVSDLVVVSAEKLYDSKKQFNPNTHIIRHGTDWRHFRTALNESTKLPDEIANLPKPIIGFHGLLADWVDFELIKKTAEHFKDGSIVLIGKIAVDAEQKVKVLNDVPNVHFLGRKPYAELPAYCKGFDVALNPFAINELTLAANPLKVREYLAAGLPVVSTDIPEVRILPDCLVGMDHDDFIAKIEDAIANPKPREEVSDAIAHESWDAKVDELRALMTAQMP; translated from the coding sequence ATGTTAGTCAGCTACCCAAAAGAAACAAATAAACCGAAAGAAACGGGCGTGCTTCGTGGGAGGGATATTCTGTGCTTTTCGCATGATTGGACTGGCGATCCGCTGTCGAAAACACATCTGATGCGTGTGCTTTCGAAAGACAATCGCATTCTCTGGATCAACGCGATCGCTAACCGAATGCCGACGACCTCATCAAAAGACCTGTCGCGCATCTACAAGAAATTAAAAGCCTTTACGGAACCTATTCGTGAGGTCGAGCCCAATATTTTTCTTCTTAATCCGCTCGCGATCCCCGCGTACGGCAACAAGACGGTTGTAAACCTCAATCAACGGTCGCTCATTCGCCAGGTCAAAAAGGCGATGCGAAAGCTCGGTTTCTCGAACGTCATCAACATGGTGTTCAACCCGGCAGCGGGAATGATCGCCGGCAAGGTCGGCGAGGAATCGCTGATCTATTACTGCGTCGATGAATACACCGCGTTTACCGGCTCGTCTGCTCTTAAAGAGATCGAGGAAGAGTTGTTTCGCGTGTCAGATCTGGTCGTTGTGTCGGCTGAAAAACTATACGATTCTAAAAAGCAGTTTAACCCAAACACTCACATCATTCGGCACGGAACCGACTGGCGGCATTTCCGCACTGCCTTAAACGAATCGACCAAGCTCCCGGATGAGATCGCGAATTTGCCGAAGCCGATCATTGGATTTCATGGCCTTCTGGCCGATTGGGTTGACTTCGAGTTGATCAAAAAGACAGCCGAGCATTTTAAGGACGGCTCGATTGTTCTGATCGGTAAGATCGCTGTCGATGCCGAACAGAAAGTTAAGGTTCTGAACGATGTTCCGAATGTTCACTTCCTCGGCCGAAAGCCGTACGCTGAGCTTCCGGCGTATTGCAAAGGCTTTGATGTTGCACTGAATCCATTTGCCATCAATGAATTGACCCTTGCTGCAAACCCGTTGAAGGTCCGCGAATATCTTGCCGCCGGATTGCCCGTCGTTTCAACCGATATCCCCGAAGTACGCATTCTGCCTGACTGCCTGGTGGGTATGGATCACGATGATTTTATCGCCAAGATCGAGGACGCGATCGCCAATCCTAAACCTCGCGAAGAGGTCAGCGACGCGATCGCTCACGAAAGCTGGGATGCGAAAGTTGATGAGTTACGTGCGTTGATGACTGCTCAAATGCCGTAA
- a CDS encoding NrdH-redoxin yields the protein MSLVIYTKPDCPYCQKARDHYSSNGIAFIDYDAQNDKQRQREMLEYSVGDLTVPCIVENGNYIASGWGNPPRG from the coding sequence ATGTCGCTTGTGATCTACACGAAACCCGATTGCCCTTATTGTCAGAAAGCTCGCGATCACTACAGCTCGAACGGCATCGCATTCATCGACTACGACGCTCAAAACGATAAGCAGCGTCAGAGAGAGATGCTCGAATATTCCGTCGGCGACCTAACGGTTCCCTGCATCGTAGAAAATGGGAACTATATCGCGTCGGGGTGGGGCAACCCGCCGCGTGGCTGA
- a CDS encoding class I SAM-dependent methyltransferase, which yields MVENLNVAEQHRNEVANGERFEFGKNWSAFLSVLDDERIDTAVSSLKSMLEVETLEGKTFLDIGSGSGLFSLAARKLGARVHSFDFDSNAFACTKELRKRYFPNDPNWRIEQGSALDADYVASLGKFDIVYSWGVLHHTGEMWKALENAVIPTKQGGKLFIAIYNDTGNQAKRWHWIKKTYCRLPGLLKTPFAVLTILPEETKRFAGSLLRLNPGEYIRSWTHYKGSRGMNHWYDIIDWVGGYPYEVASVDEIFEFYKARGFNLTKVKSGGVGLGCNEFVFEKVLA from the coding sequence ATGGTCGAAAATCTGAATGTTGCTGAGCAGCATCGCAACGAAGTTGCGAATGGTGAGAGGTTCGAATTTGGCAAGAACTGGAGTGCGTTTCTATCCGTCCTCGATGACGAACGCATTGATACCGCCGTCAGTTCGCTCAAGTCAATGCTCGAGGTCGAAACGCTCGAAGGTAAGACATTTCTCGACATCGGTTCGGGGAGCGGATTGTTCTCGCTTGCAGCGAGAAAGCTCGGTGCGAGGGTTCATTCCTTCGATTTTGACAGCAATGCGTTTGCCTGTACGAAGGAACTGCGGAAACGGTATTTCCCCAACGATCCAAATTGGCGTATCGAGCAAGGCTCTGCTCTCGATGCCGATTACGTTGCAAGTTTGGGTAAATTCGATATCGTATATTCGTGGGGCGTGCTGCACCACACCGGTGAAATGTGGAAAGCTCTCGAGAACGCCGTAATTCCAACCAAACAGGGCGGGAAACTATTCATTGCGATCTACAACGACACCGGAAATCAAGCGAAACGCTGGCATTGGATCAAGAAAACATATTGCCGTCTCCCCGGTTTGCTGAAGACACCTTTCGCCGTCCTCACGATCCTCCCCGAGGAAACCAAACGCTTTGCGGGCTCGCTATTACGCTTGAATCCAGGCGAATACATTCGTTCGTGGACCCATTACAAAGGCAGCCGCGGCATGAACCATTGGTACGATATTATCGACTGGGTCGGCGGATATCCATACGAAGTAGCATCGGTCGATGAGATCTTCGAATTCTACAAGGCACGCGGATTTAACCTTACGAAGGTCAAATCCGGCGGGGTTGGGCTCGGCTGCAATGAGTTTGTTTTTGAAAAGGTCTTAGCTTGA
- a CDS encoding (2Fe-2S)-binding protein, with protein MDINDIKDVFQPYDRLVEIEICGEKREVPENNTLLRCFQYLAVDSISYGDFCWNGECLNCQVWIDNGGKEKALIACRTNVAEGMNILRMAEYIDLTNE; from the coding sequence ATGGATATTAACGATATAAAAGATGTGTTTCAGCCCTATGACCGCTTGGTCGAGATCGAGATCTGCGGAGAGAAAAGGGAAGTACCCGAGAATAATACGCTGCTGCGGTGCTTTCAATATCTCGCGGTTGATAGCATCTCGTACGGCGATTTCTGCTGGAACGGCGAATGTCTGAACTGCCAGGTTTGGATCGACAACGGCGGAAAGGAAAAGGCGTTGATCGCGTGCCGCACGAATGTCGCAGAAGGGATGAATATTCTGCGAATGGCGGAATACATAGATCTCACTAACGAATAG
- the asnB gene encoding asparagine synthase (glutamine-hydrolyzing), translated as MCGINGIAFSPRSGRQVDEARIVRMRDIIHHRGPDDGGIYLDGNIGLGHRRLSIVDVTHGAQPMFSSDRSCSIVYNGEVYNHADHRESLESKGYKFQNRSDTETILHLYEEYGRDCVDHLRGMFAFAIWDKQKQELFIARDRFGVKPLYYVHDSEGNLFFASEIKALLEAGAVKPELNYNALPDQLANHGTSGDETLFSGVKRLSPGHTMVWKDGRLDIREFWDLKFEPKHEPKSDAQYIEEWRDLFRQSVELRLMADVPLGMFLSGGIDSSAIAAMMSTMVSEPIKTFSVAFGDREANELEYARLVADAFGTEHHEITISPEQFFAELPNLIWHEDEPIGFESSIPLYFVSKLAQEHVKVVLTGEGADETMAGYGRYKKALALLDYGKRYEKMTPAFLRNAVRGGVATLPDSLNRKLGRTFLSRDADIENLFLTTSLSFQRKCKPGCFRGPPATRSSI; from the coding sequence ATGTGCGGTATCAACGGAATAGCATTTTCCCCACGCTCGGGCAGACAAGTTGACGAAGCAAGAATCGTGCGAATGCGCGACATAATTCATCACCGCGGGCCTGACGATGGTGGCATTTATCTTGATGGAAACATTGGGCTCGGCCATCGGCGCCTGAGCATCGTGGATGTCACACACGGGGCACAGCCAATGTTCTCGAGTGACCGCTCGTGTTCAATTGTATATAACGGCGAGGTTTACAATCACGCCGACCATCGCGAGAGCCTCGAATCGAAAGGCTATAAGTTCCAAAACCGCAGCGACACCGAAACGATCCTTCACCTCTACGAAGAATACGGCCGCGATTGCGTCGATCATCTTCGCGGAATGTTCGCCTTTGCGATCTGGGATAAACAAAAACAGGAACTCTTCATTGCTCGCGACCGTTTTGGTGTGAAGCCTCTGTACTATGTTCACGACAGCGAAGGGAATCTCTTTTTCGCGTCTGAGATAAAAGCACTTCTCGAAGCCGGAGCCGTCAAGCCCGAACTCAATTACAACGCCTTACCCGATCAACTAGCCAATCACGGTACGTCAGGCGACGAAACACTTTTTTCCGGAGTCAAACGCCTTTCGCCAGGTCATACAATGGTCTGGAAAGACGGAAGGCTTGATATTCGCGAATTCTGGGACCTCAAATTCGAACCCAAACACGAACCCAAAAGCGACGCACAATATATTGAGGAATGGCGGGATCTTTTCCGTCAGTCGGTCGAGTTGAGGTTGATGGCGGACGTGCCATTGGGAATGTTCCTGTCGGGCGGCATAGATTCGTCAGCGATCGCGGCGATGATGTCGACGATGGTAAGTGAGCCGATAAAGACCTTTTCGGTCGCGTTCGGCGACCGCGAAGCGAATGAACTGGAGTATGCTCGACTCGTTGCCGACGCCTTCGGAACTGAGCATCACGAGATAACCATTTCGCCAGAACAATTCTTTGCCGAGCTGCCAAACCTGATCTGGCATGAGGATGAGCCGATCGGTTTTGAGTCATCCATCCCACTCTATTTTGTTTCGAAGCTCGCCCAGGAGCATGTAAAAGTGGTCTTAACCGGGGAAGGTGCAGACGAGACGATGGCCGGCTACGGTAGATACAAGAAGGCGCTCGCTCTGTTAGATTATGGCAAAAGATACGAGAAGATGACCCCAGCGTTTCTGCGGAACGCCGTTCGAGGTGGGGTTGCAACGCTGCCAGATTCACTCAACCGTAAGCTGGGCCGAACGTTTCTTTCTCGCGATGCGGATATTGAGAATTTGTTTTTGACAACTTCGCTATCTTTCCAAAGAAAATGCAAGCCCGGATGTTTTCGAGGGCCACCCGCGACAAGATCATCGATTTGA
- a CDS encoding protein kinase produces the protein MVGSQINQYKILEKIGSGGQGTVYKALDTKLNRTVVIKVLPPELTQKTSNFRRFEREAQLCSQLDHPNICTIYDFHSADGVFYIAMQYVEGKNVRQLVAGRPLELKSAISIAIQVTDALAYAHSKNIIHRDVKAGNIMVSDSGQVKILDFGLAKLLEDEHAQSHEGLDRHEITELGIPYGTATYAAPEQAKGERADHRSDIFSTGVLIYEMLTGIWAFQGKTVIDVRHQVLYGTPKPIADLRKEPIPPQIQQIVDKALQKDPKDRYQKIATMRDDLRTVLQQIAGAQIMPGDTYAPGHADGSAVKRMLNWFTGKSIPEATSVGSQTPSIAVTPSYAPDISMTAAGSEKKSVAILPFQNLSQDPASSFYEFALADAVITELAQIRSIIVRPSSVIAKYQGKQVDPREAGKELRVHAVLSAGFLRAGEKLRVTAQLLDVTTGDILWSDRIDAEGSDILALQDGIAQRILEGLRLELTDLEAEKLGRRATDNAEAWEEYLRGRDNFGRFIFRTIDAEDCDAAMANFKRAIELDPHFALAYSGLGACYANRVFKGLGEPEDYTYAEAAFSKAFFYDQNVVEARVLMVMIYMARGEKKKARSEIELLQKQFPNDAALYFVKGVMHRLDGEYSEALKAYEKLARLDPAARPVAAYNSARIYIYKREFDKALEILDQAARSEPNHPMIRIFRSAVLYYQGKSDEAIAMMDKVLRENPRMDGIRPLYAEILAGSGRPDEARAQLTEDALSLSRADHDMAYWVGSTYAMLGEKDLAFKWINKAVRLGNQNKPYFETDKNLDSIRSDPRWAELMEKMNDGD, from the coding sequence ATGGTTGGTTCGCAAATTAACCAATACAAGATCCTCGAAAAGATCGGTTCCGGAGGCCAGGGAACCGTTTACAAGGCTCTCGATACTAAGCTTAACCGCACCGTTGTCATCAAGGTCTTACCGCCGGAACTCACTCAAAAAACATCGAACTTCAGGCGTTTCGAACGAGAGGCTCAGCTTTGTTCGCAGCTCGACCACCCGAACATTTGTACGATCTACGATTTTCATAGTGCGGACGGCGTTTTTTATATCGCCATGCAGTACGTTGAGGGAAAGAACGTTCGGCAATTGGTCGCAGGCCGGCCACTGGAGCTGAAAAGTGCGATCTCTATAGCGATCCAGGTTACCGACGCCCTAGCTTACGCCCATTCAAAAAATATCATTCACCGTGACGTCAAGGCCGGAAATATCATGGTCTCAGATTCCGGCCAGGTAAAGATCCTCGATTTTGGCCTCGCAAAGCTCCTCGAGGACGAGCACGCCCAGAGCCACGAAGGACTTGACCGGCACGAAATAACAGAACTCGGAATTCCCTACGGCACCGCGACTTACGCTGCTCCGGAACAGGCGAAGGGCGAGCGGGCAGATCATCGTTCGGATATATTCTCGACGGGAGTTCTGATCTATGAAATGCTAACGGGCATTTGGGCTTTTCAAGGAAAGACCGTTATCGACGTTCGACATCAGGTATTGTATGGAACGCCAAAGCCGATCGCAGATCTGCGAAAGGAACCGATCCCACCGCAGATCCAGCAGATCGTTGACAAGGCTCTGCAAAAAGATCCGAAAGACCGATACCAGAAGATCGCTACGATGCGTGACGATCTGCGAACCGTTTTGCAGCAGATCGCGGGAGCCCAAATAATGCCTGGCGACACGTATGCACCGGGCCACGCCGATGGCAGTGCGGTCAAACGTATGCTCAATTGGTTTACGGGCAAATCAATTCCCGAAGCGACCTCGGTCGGCAGCCAGACGCCGTCGATCGCAGTCACACCATCGTACGCCCCGGACATTTCGATGACGGCAGCGGGATCCGAGAAAAAGAGCGTTGCCATACTGCCGTTTCAGAATCTTAGCCAGGATCCCGCGTCAAGCTTCTACGAATTTGCTTTAGCTGACGCCGTTATCACTGAACTTGCCCAGATCCGTTCGATCATCGTGCGCCCAAGTTCCGTGATAGCAAAATACCAGGGCAAACAGGTGGATCCGCGAGAAGCGGGCAAGGAACTTCGCGTTCACGCCGTGCTTTCAGCGGGCTTTTTACGTGCCGGTGAGAAACTTCGGGTGACCGCCCAGCTTCTTGATGTCACAACCGGGGATATCCTTTGGAGCGACCGGATCGACGCCGAAGGCAGCGACATTCTTGCTCTGCAAGACGGTATCGCCCAACGAATACTCGAAGGCCTCCGCCTTGAGCTTACCGACCTCGAAGCGGAAAAACTCGGGCGCCGAGCGACCGACAACGCCGAAGCTTGGGAAGAATACCTTCGTGGCCGAGACAATTTTGGCCGATTCATCTTCCGGACGATCGACGCGGAGGACTGCGATGCCGCAATGGCGAATTTCAAGCGTGCGATCGAGCTCGATCCGCATTTCGCCCTTGCCTACAGCGGCCTGGGTGCCTGCTATGCGAACCGGGTCTTTAAAGGACTCGGAGAACCAGAGGACTACACTTACGCCGAGGCTGCGTTCAGCAAAGCGTTCTTCTACGACCAAAACGTTGTCGAAGCTCGAGTTTTGATGGTCATGATCTATATGGCTCGTGGCGAGAAGAAAAAGGCACGATCTGAGATCGAACTGCTGCAGAAGCAGTTCCCGAATGACGCGGCCCTATATTTCGTTAAAGGGGTCATGCACCGTCTTGACGGCGAATACAGCGAAGCACTTAAGGCATACGAAAAACTTGCACGCCTCGATCCGGCAGCCCGCCCTGTGGCGGCTTACAACAGTGCCCGAATATATATTTACAAGCGCGAGTTCGATAAGGCGCTCGAGATACTCGATCAGGCAGCCCGGTCCGAACCAAACCATCCAATGATCAGGATATTCCGTTCAGCGGTGCTTTACTATCAAGGCAAGTCAGACGAAGCTATCGCTATGATGGACAAGGTACTAAGGGAAAATCCCAGAATGGATGGTATTCGCCCACTGTATGCGGAGATCCTGGCCGGCTCGGGCAGGCCGGATGAGGCACGAGCCCAGTTGACCGAAGACGCTCTTTCGCTTTCGCGGGCCGACCATGACATGGCATATTGGGTAGGTTCAACCTACGCAATGCTCGGCGAAAAAGACTTAGCCTTTAAGTGGATCAACAAAGCCGTTCGGCTTGGCAACCAGAACAAACCTTACTTCGAAACCGACAAAAACCTCGATTCCATCCGCAGCGATCCTCGCTGGGCGGAATTAATGGAAAAGATGAATGATGGTGACTGA
- a CDS encoding asparagine synthase C-terminal domain-containing protein, which yields MFSRATRDKIIDLNPYAPQNELLNNTDALAVLDKLLYVDTKTYLHELLMKQDQMSMAASIESRVPFLDHRLVEFTAQMPTEMKLRGGTTKWILREAMKGFLPQEILTRPKMGFPVPLGGWLRNDYRHIVDEFVLSERSLDRGIFDSDFVRQLVLAHNSGEDNSTRIFRLVNLEIWHRQFFDGEQFEIKQDAVAEMLVAA from the coding sequence ATGTTTTCGAGGGCCACCCGCGACAAGATCATCGATTTGAACCCTTACGCCCCGCAAAATGAATTGCTTAACAACACTGATGCGCTAGCCGTTCTGGATAAGCTTCTATACGTCGACACAAAAACATACCTGCACGAACTGCTGATGAAGCAGGACCAAATGTCTATGGCCGCATCGATCGAGAGCCGTGTACCGTTCCTCGACCACAGACTTGTTGAATTCACCGCACAAATGCCAACCGAGATGAAACTTCGCGGCGGAACAACTAAATGGATACTTCGTGAGGCAATGAAGGGCTTTCTGCCTCAGGAGATACTCACGCGTCCAAAAATGGGCTTTCCCGTTCCACTCGGCGGCTGGCTTCGTAACGACTACAGACACATCGTTGACGAGTTTGTTCTCAGTGAACGCTCGCTTGACCGCGGCATTTTTGACTCCGATTTTGTTCGCCAACTTGTTTTGGCCCACAATTCCGGTGAGGATAATTCGACTAGGATCTTTCGATTGGTAAATCTCGAGATCTGGCATCGTCAGTTCTTTGACGGCGAACAGTTTGAGATCAAGCAAGACGCTGTGGCAGAGATGCTCGTCGCCGCTTAA
- a CDS encoding MBL fold metallo-hydrolase: MRSSKTLWQRCSSPLNSILVTMKIEYICHACLFIETEDARIATDPWWAAPVFCDKWYVFPKPVNTSFTDKVDAILISHGHEDHLNEPTLSLFPKDAKVFYPYSYFGGAREYIEGMGFEDVRECVTFKKYRISEKTEVTFIINSHDSVIVIESGGKVVINANDALHSSSEKVIAFYVNEIKKRWPKIDVLFCGFGGASYFPNTMHLAGKDDYRTSLAREQLFVHNFCSIVKALHPAVAVPFAADFCLIDDDQRWINDARFPRAKIAGYYRQHFAENGYEPQIADMYSGDRLEGTTMIPSSPYRSEMRDGGLHHLVEEQYKTEIVGRRLKATVGEDDAESLRGELLRNVTKRMTLFPAEKLRRLKFSLRVTDVQELNLYNISFPDGVAVVKRSSAADADSLLVMELSSSVLRYSIGSDWGADVICVGYGAEIHFADKKTAEVDLESICMNLLACYPTAADLKKAPFRTLQFLLLNPPRFTTSIRKLKKFNLESENYDRKTWLLKKPSEIRRIYNLPELGFEFQPQKH, encoded by the coding sequence TTGAGATCAAGCAAGACGCTGTGGCAGAGATGCTCGTCGCCGCTTAATTCCATTCTCGTTACTATGAAGATCGAATACATTTGCCACGCATGTTTATTTATCGAGACCGAGGATGCCCGGATCGCAACTGATCCATGGTGGGCGGCTCCGGTTTTTTGCGATAAATGGTATGTTTTCCCTAAACCGGTGAATACCAGCTTTACCGATAAGGTTGACGCGATACTCATTTCACACGGTCACGAAGATCACCTAAATGAACCCACACTGTCACTCTTTCCCAAGGATGCGAAGGTATTTTATCCATATAGCTATTTTGGTGGAGCTAGGGAATACATTGAAGGCATGGGTTTTGAAGACGTAAGGGAATGCGTCACGTTTAAGAAGTACCGTATTTCCGAAAAGACCGAAGTCACGTTCATTATCAACTCGCATGACAGCGTCATCGTCATCGAAAGCGGCGGAAAAGTTGTCATCAATGCGAATGACGCTCTCCATTCCTCGTCCGAGAAAGTGATTGCATTTTACGTCAATGAGATCAAAAAGCGCTGGCCGAAGATAGACGTGCTATTCTGCGGATTTGGCGGGGCAAGCTATTTTCCGAATACAATGCACCTTGCCGGCAAAGACGATTACAGAACGAGCCTGGCGCGAGAGCAACTTTTTGTTCATAATTTTTGTAGTATCGTCAAAGCACTTCATCCTGCGGTAGCCGTGCCCTTTGCGGCGGACTTTTGCCTAATTGACGATGATCAAAGATGGATAAACGACGCCCGCTTTCCGAGAGCAAAAATCGCGGGGTATTATCGGCAGCACTTTGCCGAAAATGGATACGAACCGCAAATCGCGGATATGTATTCGGGGGACAGGCTTGAGGGAACCACTATGATTCCATCTTCGCCCTATCGCAGCGAAATGAGGGATGGCGGTCTCCATCATCTGGTCGAGGAACAGTATAAAACTGAGATAGTGGGTCGGCGTTTGAAAGCAACCGTTGGCGAAGACGACGCAGAAAGTTTGCGTGGCGAACTACTCCGAAATGTAACGAAACGCATGACGCTTTTTCCGGCAGAAAAGCTGCGCCGTTTGAAATTCTCGCTTCGTGTAACTGACGTTCAGGAATTAAATTTATACAACATTTCCTTCCCGGATGGTGTCGCAGTGGTTAAGCGTTCGTCTGCTGCGGATGCCGACAGCCTATTAGTCATGGAACTTTCGAGCTCTGTTTTGCGCTATTCCATCGGCAGCGATTGGGGAGCCGATGTTATCTGCGTTGGTTACGGGGCCGAGATTCATTTTGCCGATAAGAAGACAGCCGAGGTCGATCTCGAATCGATCTGTATGAATTTGCTTGCATGCTATCCGACGGCGGCAGATCTGAAAAAGGCACCTTTCCGTACGTTGCAGTTTCTGCTTCTCAATCCGCCGCGCTTTACAACCTCGATTCGCAAACTGAAGAAATTTAACCTCGAGAGTGAAAATTACGATCGGAAAACATGGCTTCTCAAGAAGCCGTCTGAGATCCGACGTATTTATAACCTTCCGGAACTCGGCTTCGAATTCCAGCCGCAGAAGCATTAG
- a CDS encoding LysR family transcriptional regulator, translating to MEIWQLRTFCEIAETLNFTKASEKLHLTQSAVSHQIKALEEELGVPLFIRAKRGVLLTDAGKVALEHAKRILAEADEMLEAVADREKAIAGRVRVAAATQALVYLFAPLFEEFMDQQELVELVFRTTATTEQTVDDILSGVADVGFASIAVYSPTLQVTELFKDELVLVVGKKHRLATFTEVSARDIKHERWILFERGASIRRATDAFFKKIKVEPEMALESNDTYFVKLMIERGLGISLMPSWTVKQEMKDGKLAQIRLKSHELKRTVAMVSLKGATSAPIRAFIEFMLAHKDRLQSSALQR from the coding sequence ATGGAGATTTGGCAGCTGCGAACATTTTGCGAGATAGCCGAGACGCTTAACTTTACGAAGGCGTCAGAAAAACTGCATCTGACCCAATCGGCGGTTAGCCATCAGATAAAAGCTCTCGAAGAGGAACTTGGAGTTCCGCTCTTCATCCGGGCGAAACGCGGCGTCTTGCTCACCGATGCTGGGAAAGTGGCGCTTGAACACGCAAAACGCATCCTGGCCGAGGCGGACGAGATGCTCGAGGCGGTTGCCGATCGTGAAAAGGCGATCGCCGGCCGCGTACGGGTTGCAGCGGCTACGCAGGCACTGGTCTATCTTTTCGCACCCCTGTTCGAAGAGTTCATGGATCAGCAGGAACTCGTCGAACTCGTTTTTCGCACGACAGCGACCACAGAGCAAACGGTTGACGATATTCTGAGCGGGGTTGCCGACGTCGGATTTGCTTCGATCGCGGTCTATTCACCGACGCTGCAGGTGACCGAATTATTCAAGGACGAACTGGTGCTGGTTGTTGGTAAAAAGCACCGGTTGGCAACATTTACCGAGGTTTCGGCGAGGGATATTAAACACGAGCGGTGGATATTATTCGAACGCGGGGCATCAATCAGGCGGGCGACGGATGCATTCTTCAAAAAGATCAAAGTAGAACCAGAAATGGCTCTTGAGTCAAACGATACATATTTTGTAAAACTAATGATCGAACGCGGCCTCGGGATCTCGTTGATGCCGTCGTGGACCGTTAAGCAGGAAATGAAAGACGGAAAGCTCGCTCAGATCAGGCTCAAAAGCCATGAATTGAAGCGGACTGTTGCGATGGTCTCTCTCAAAGGAGCGACGTCCGCTCCGATAAGGGCGTTCATTGAATTTATGCTTGCACACAAAGACCGTCTGCAATCGTCCGCTCTTCAGCGCTAA